A genomic region of Pontibaca methylaminivorans contains the following coding sequences:
- a CDS encoding argininosuccinate synthase: MSTPKKVVLAYSGGLDTSIILKWLQTAYGCEVVTFTADLGQGEELEPARKKAELLGISPDNIYIEDLREEFVRDFVFPMFRANAVYEGLYLLGSSIARPLISKRLIEIAAETGADAIAHGATGKGNDQVRFELAAYALNPDIKVIAPWREWDLTSRTRLLDFAEKNQIPIAKDKRGEAPFSVDANLLHTSSEGKILEDPAVDAPDYVYQRTVNPEDAPDTPEFIEIGFERGDAVSINGEALSPATLLTRLNDYGRKHGIGRLDLVEGRFVGMKSRGIYETPGGAILLEAHRGIEQITLDRNAGHLKDQLMPQYAEMIYNGFWFSPEREMLQALIDKSQEHVTGTARVKLYKGLARTVGRWSDQSLYSEEHVTFEDDAGAYDQKDAAGFIKLNALRLRLNAMRARKAGK, from the coding sequence ATGTCCACACCCAAGAAAGTCGTTCTCGCCTATTCGGGCGGCCTGGATACCTCGATCATCCTGAAATGGCTCCAGACCGCCTATGGCTGCGAGGTCGTGACCTTCACGGCGGATCTTGGCCAGGGCGAGGAGCTGGAGCCCGCGCGCAAGAAGGCCGAACTTCTGGGGATCAGCCCGGACAACATCTATATCGAGGATCTGCGCGAGGAATTCGTGCGCGATTTCGTCTTTCCCATGTTCCGCGCCAATGCGGTCTATGAGGGGCTTTACCTGCTGGGTTCGTCGATTGCGCGGCCGCTGATTTCCAAGCGCCTGATCGAGATCGCCGCCGAAACCGGCGCCGATGCGATCGCGCACGGGGCCACGGGCAAGGGCAACGATCAGGTGCGGTTCGAACTCGCGGCCTATGCGCTCAATCCCGACATCAAGGTGATTGCGCCCTGGCGCGAATGGGATCTGACCAGCCGCACCCGGCTGCTGGATTTCGCCGAAAAGAACCAGATCCCGATCGCGAAGGACAAGCGTGGCGAGGCCCCGTTCTCGGTCGATGCGAACCTGCTGCACACCTCGTCCGAGGGAAAGATCCTCGAGGATCCGGCGGTGGATGCACCGGATTACGTCTATCAGCGCACGGTGAACCCCGAAGACGCCCCCGACACGCCCGAATTCATCGAGATCGGTTTCGAGCGCGGCGATGCGGTCAGCATAAACGGTGAGGCACTGTCCCCGGCCACGCTGCTCACGCGGCTCAATGACTATGGCCGCAAGCACGGGATCGGGCGGCTTGACCTGGTCGAGGGGCGCTTTGTCGGCATGAAATCCCGCGGCATCTATGAAACGCCGGGCGGTGCGATCCTGCTCGAGGCGCATCGCGGGATCGAGCAGATCACGCTCGACCGCAATGCCGGGCACCTCAAGGATCAGCTGATGCCGCAATATGCGGAAATGATCTACAACGGTTTCTGGTTCAGCCCCGAACGCGAGATGCTTCAGGCGCTGATCGACAAGAGCCAGGAACATGTGACCGGAACCGCGCGGGTCAAGCTTTACAAGGGGCTTGCGCGCACGGTGGGGCGCTGGTCCGATCAGTCGCTTTACTCGGAAGAACACGTCACCTTCGAGGATGACGCCGGCGCCTATGACCAGAAGGACGCGGCCGGCTTCATCAAGCTCAACGCGCTGCGGCTGCGCCTGAACGCGATGCGCGCCCGCAAGGCCGGGAAGTGA
- a CDS encoding DUF1810 domain-containing protein: MWFVFPQLAALGQSSMSQRYGLRDPAEARSYLADETLHARLVEAVGILTGHEDKSAEDILGPLDALKLRSSLTLFAAVPGAPEIFGRALAQFFQGRRCPKTLDLIG, from the coding sequence ATCTGGTTCGTCTTTCCCCAGCTTGCCGCGCTCGGGCAGTCATCCATGTCGCAGCGCTACGGCCTGCGCGATCCGGCAGAGGCCCGCAGCTATCTGGCCGATGAGACCCTGCACGCGCGTCTGGTCGAGGCCGTCGGCATCCTGACGGGTCACGAGGACAAGAGCGCCGAGGACATTCTCGGACCTCTTGATGCGCTCAAGCTGCGATCATCGCTGACGCTGTTTGCGGCGGTCCCGGGGGCGCCCGAGATATTCGGGCGCGCCCTTGCGCAGTTCTTCCAGGGCAGGAGATGCCCGAAAACGCTGGACCTGATCGGTTGA
- a CDS encoding toxin-activating lysine-acyltransferase, with protein MNEAPTLPDSTPRDSTGKELPPVELPSAEKLRVYGDALFLAFRSGRHTRLSVGGLRASLEPAIETGQFRVYRFDDVPRGMYTWARLTRESERRMIAGEYLYPDEWVGGDRLWIMDFIVPYRGLTAQIARWLMIRGNMSDTEFLFRRFSGPAQRQRIVHVDFTAPKLSRTYDPDEFLNKLA; from the coding sequence GTGAACGAGGCACCAACGCTGCCCGACAGCACCCCGCGTGACAGCACGGGCAAAGAGCTTCCGCCGGTGGAATTGCCATCGGCGGAAAAGCTTCGCGTCTATGGCGACGCGCTGTTCCTCGCCTTCCGCAGCGGCCGGCACACCCGGTTGAGCGTGGGCGGACTGCGGGCCTCGCTGGAACCGGCGATCGAGACCGGGCAGTTCCGCGTCTATCGTTTCGATGATGTGCCGCGGGGCATGTATACTTGGGCCCGTCTTACGCGCGAAAGCGAACGCAGGATGATCGCGGGTGAATATCTTTATCCCGATGAATGGGTCGGGGGCGATCGGCTCTGGATCATGGATTTCATCGTGCCCTATCGCGGGCTGACGGCACAGATCGCGCGCTGGCTCATGATCCGCGGCAACATGAGCGACACGGAATTCCTGTTCCGCCGCTTTTCCGGCCCGGCGCAGCGCCAGCGCATCGTGCATGTGGATTTCACCGCGCCGAAGCTGTCCCGCACCTATGACCCCGACGAGTTCCTGAACAAGCTGGCCTGA
- a CDS encoding Hint domain-containing protein, which yields MGFHTNYDIRDVGTDTTNPSGDNDIWKATLDLRLSDANEITGDFNVFNQGHDTGDAGNITYEFSGIGFSAYGADGPEANNNMIAADNWPFGTLTTNSADGTYTFVADWDAVLASGYDQLAYFHVTPIRNGVRGETDGVYINLLICVARGTRIATPDGEVPVESLAVGDLVDTVDGPAQAVRWIGSRRVGGAELAARPHLRPVRIRAGALGENRPARDLLVSPQHRVLLGGWRAELLFGENEVLAPAKALVNDETIRIDAAAEEVEYFHILFDTHQIMLTEGLPTESFHPQEYSLNALDRAVRDEILSLFPALADVRGQGKAARRSLRPWEARMLLDGAAEA from the coding sequence ATGGGGTTCCACACAAACTATGATATCCGGGATGTCGGGACGGATACGACGAACCCGTCCGGCGACAATGACATCTGGAAGGCGACTCTCGACCTTCGGCTATCCGACGCAAACGAGATAACCGGCGATTTCAACGTCTTTAACCAGGGTCATGACACTGGTGACGCCGGGAACATCACCTATGAATTCAGCGGCATCGGCTTCAGCGCCTATGGCGCCGACGGGCCGGAAGCGAACAACAACATGATCGCGGCCGACAACTGGCCGTTCGGCACCCTGACCACGAATTCTGCCGACGGAACCTATACCTTCGTCGCCGACTGGGATGCGGTGCTGGCCAGCGGCTATGACCAGCTTGCATATTTCCACGTGACGCCGATCCGCAACGGCGTGCGGGGCGAGACGGACGGTGTTTATATCAACCTGCTGATCTGCGTTGCGCGCGGCACCCGGATCGCGACGCCGGACGGCGAGGTTCCGGTCGAGTCGCTGGCGGTCGGCGATCTGGTCGATACGGTTGACGGGCCTGCGCAGGCGGTGCGCTGGATCGGCTCGCGCAGGGTCGGCGGGGCCGAACTTGCCGCCCGCCCGCATCTGCGCCCGGTGCGCATCCGGGCCGGGGCGCTCGGTGAAAACCGCCCGGCGCGTGATCTGCTGGTTTCGCCCCAGCACCGCGTCCTGCTTGGCGGCTGGCGCGCCGAGCTCCTGTTCGGTGAGAACGAGGTGCTCGCGCCCGCCAAGGCACTGGTCAATGACGAAACGATCCGCATTGATGCCGCTGCCGAAGAGGTCGAGTATTTCCATATCCTCTTCGATACGCACCAGATCATGCTGACCGAGGGGCTGCCGACCGAAAGCTTCCACCCGCAGGAATATTCCCTCAACGCGCTGGACCGGGCGGTGCGCGACGAAATCCTGTCGCTGTTCCCGGCGCTGGCCGATGTGCGCGGCCAGGGCAAGGCCGCCCGCCGGTCGCTGCGCCCGTGGGAGGCGCGGATGCTCCTTGACGGGGCCGCCGAGGCGTGA